One Aythya fuligula isolate bAytFul2 chromosome W, bAytFul2.pri, whole genome shotgun sequence genomic window carries:
- the LOC116501289 gene encoding very low-density lipoprotein receptor-like, translating to MAADPHHVASNRSSISDTGAGRRWVLPRCGALCLLLALAGLCTAADGARAKCEDCLDGSDESACVKKTCAESDFVCNSGQCVPNRWQCDGDPDCENESDESAELCHTRTCRVNEISCGPQSTQCISVSWKCDGEKDCDSGEDEENCGIVTCSAAEFTCSSGPCISKSFVSNVQDDCSDGSDELECAPPTCGVHEFQCKSSTCIPISWVCVDDADCSDHSDESLEQCGHQPAPPVKCSTSEVQCGSGECIHKKWRCDGDPDCKDGSDEINCPSRTCRPDQFRCEDGNCVHGSRQCSGVRDCLYGTDEANCNNVIQCSGPGKFKCRSGECIDINKVCNQQRDCKDWGDEPLEECIINECDCPAGFEFIDKRNCGDIDECQNLGICSQMCINLKGGYKSERSRGYQMIPATGTWKRPYWYKDTNNTCDCNDAAKQDNIEISNG from the exons cga gtaataggagcagtataagtgacacaggtgcagGGCGGCGGTGGGTGCTGCCGCGCTGCggggcactctgcctgctgctcgccctcgccggcctgtgcactgctgccgacggtgctagagcaaaatgtgaagactgcttagatggcagtgatgagagtgcttgtgtgaagaagacgtgtgctgaatctgactttgtgtgcaacagtggtcagtgtgtgccaaatagatggcagtgtgatggggatccggaCTGTGAAAATGAGTCTGAtgagagtgctgagctgtgtcatacgAGAACATGccgggtaaatgaaatcagctgtggtcctcagtcaacccagtgtatctcagtgtcctggaaatgtgatggtgaaaaggaCTGcgacagtggagaagatgaagagaattgtggcattgtgacttgtagtgcagcagaattcacatgcagtagtgggccatgtatttccaaaagctttgtctcCAATGTTCAAGATGACTGCAGTGATGGTAGCGATGAGCTGGAGTGTGCACCTCCTACCTGTGGTGttcatgagtttcagtgcaaGAGTTCTACCTGCATCCCTATCAGCTGGGTGTGTGTTGATGATGCTGACTGCTCCGACCACTCGGATgaatctttggagcagtgtggccACCAGCCTGCACCTCCAGTGAAGTGTTCTACGAGTGAGGTGCAGTGCGGCTCAGGTGAATGTATCCACAAGAAGTGGCGATGTGATggagatcctgattgcaaggatggaagtgatgaaattaactgcccttctcggacctgcaggccagaccagttcagatgtgaagatgggaactgtgtccatgggagtaggcagtgcagtggtgtgagagactgtctgtatggcactgatgaagcaaactgtaacaatgttattcagtgctctggacctggcaaattcaagtgcagaagtggagaatgcatagatatcaataaagtgtgtaaccagcagagagactgcaaggactggggtgatgagcccctggaggaatgcatcataaatgaatgtgactgtccagctgggtttgagtttatagacaagagaaactgtggagacatTGATGAATGTCAAAACCTcggtatctgtagtcaaatgtgtatcaacctgaaaggtggctacaaaagTGAACGTAGCCGTGGATATCAGATgattcctgctacaggaacctggaaaaggCCATACTGGTACAAAGacacaaataacacctgtgattgCAATGAcgctgctaagcagg ACAACATAGAGATATCCAATGGATAA